A window of Fusarium fujikuroi IMI 58289 draft genome, chromosome FFUJ_chr10 genomic DNA:
CCATCTCGGGCTCACTCAAGGCAACAAACACCGAGATTTCAGATGTAAAGTGCATCTCGGGGAAGCATTTCCCACCACCCTGGGATCAATCTGCGGGGTATTGAAATCCTTCACAGCATTGGCATTTCGTCTCACGCACACCCCTTGTAATACCACAGACCAACGTCACTTTCCTGATGTAGCTTGCAAGTAAGCTAGCTAAGCCTCGGCTTGGTGATACCGAAATACAGACCCCATGTCACAAGACAAAACCCATCGGGGATCTAACAAGCGAAACACAGCCAACAACACCTACCGATGCATCCATGTCCATCTGATAGAGAGAGGGGTCGTTCATGTTACGTTTCCCCGCAGTCTTGTTCCAGAAGCTCGACTGGGCGCATATGCTAGCGGGTCTGGGATAAACACACCTTGACCATACCTTAATTCCCAGCCAAGCCAACCTCGGTCAAGTGGATGTGCaaatccttttctcttttcgcACGACGATCCGGGGTTTGGCTCGGACTGTGGAGTCAAATCTGCAAACACAAGTCTCGAACGTGGCCCCCCCCTCTATCTCCATCCCACCCGGCCTTCGGTGTAAGCAACCTGATCAGAGCAGATTCTTCGGTCATGATATCCACGTCTGAACGcccctttcttttcttcttgtcgctcGGTGTGTGCCGCCGAGCGGCATTTCGCTGGTACTCTGCACCGCCGCCGTCCAAGCTTTCGTATCGCCCGCACCGCACCATGGTTCGATTCATCGGGTGTAGTCGCTGCGTCTCCCCGTGTCCGTGTTCCTCTTTCCTAACGCAGTGGCGGATCGACATGCTTGCAAAGCCCACCTCGTTGGTGATGTCTGATAACCTCGCGGGCTTCGGTATGCTCTGCATGAAAAGGGTGGTGTTTGCAAATACCGAGGCCGAGAGCAAGAAAGAGGATCCCATCTcttggggatgagatgaggggCAAAAAAGACACCCAAGCTTCAGTTCGTTTGCTGACCATAAATTGTAACGTGATCCCCAGAGATGCTTGATGACGCCAATCCTCTCAGTGTAACCTGTCTCTCTTGCACCCGCCAacctttctcctctttctgtCTCAAAAGATCAAACTTCACAGGCTCACTCTAGGATGCCTATCCCTACCATGAACGACTCCATCTCTGAATCTTCTGTGCACAAATCTTCCATCCCCACTAAAGTCGAGATGAGCCAGAATGAAAAGTACAGTGAGGCTCCGAGTGAACCGCCCACTATTCCTCCCCCGCCTGAGCAGTATGCCTGGAGTCGAGTGAGGGAGTACTGCCAAGATGCCTTTTCAGAATTCTTTGGTACTttcattcttctcctctttggTGACGGCGTCGTTGCTCAGGTTGTTCTCAGTCGAGGAACAAAGGGTGATTACCAGAGTATCTCGTGGGGATGGGGGTAAGTCGCTATTGCCGCGGCCAATTGAGCTCATACTGACATGAATCAGCCTCGGTGTCATGCTTGGAGTATACGTTGGCGGTAAATCAGGTGGTCACTTGAACCCAGCCGTGACTCTCGCCAACTGTATATTCAGAGGCCATCCGTGGAGAAAGTTCCCTGTGTATGCCGTCGCTCAAGTCCTCGGAGCCATGTGTGCTGCCGCCGTCGTGTACGGCAACTACAAGTCTGCCTTTGATGCTTATGAAGGCGGACCAGGAATTCGAACAGTGATTGGCGAGAATGCAACCGCTGGTGTATTCTGCACATATCCCGCGGAATTCATGACACGCACTGGCATGTTCTTCTCCGAATTCATCGCCAGCACGATTCTGCAGTTTGTCATCTTCGCTATGGCTGATAGCGCTAACATCGGTGCTGGTCCTTTGATGCCGCTTGGCTTGTTCTTCCTGATCTTTGGAATTGGTGCTTGCTTCGGTTGGGAGACTGGTTATGCCATCAACCTCGCTCGTGATTTCGGGCCTCGTTTGGTCTCGTACATGATCGGATATGGAAGTGAGGTCTGGTCTGCTGGCGGATACTACTTCTGGGTGAGTCCAATTCCAatgcctttctttttaatatcaACTGACGGTGATATCCAGATTCCCATGGTGGCACCCTTCATGGGATGTGCTTTCGGTGGCCTTCTGTATGATGTCTTTATCTATACAGGACCCAGTCCGATCAACACGCCAGGCATGGGTCTCCCACGTCTCTTGAGTCCTCGTCGCTCAACGTGGTCCAACACTTACAGTGCTTCCTCTCCCGTATAGTCGCGCTCGATCCTTGAAAATCTGAGTGCTTGTGGTGAGGGCGAAGGGTGCGAGACCGTAGCGGCGTAGACGATTGTTGAAATTCGAGTCGTGAGAATGCAGAGACATGGCCTAAACAGTGGCGCTAAAATGGCAAATTTTTCGTTCGAGAAGTGACGAGCCTAGCATACGAGAATGGCGTTCGTGTTCTTTCTTTGCTCGTTGCTTGTTTGCGGCGGCGGTGTTGAGTGTTCGTTGATAGCGTAGATAATAAGCTCATGCTATGACTCAAAATTCTCAAATGATCGTGATCGGTGAGCGACAATGACATTATGCAATCCTGATGGTATAAATCTGCAAGCCGTCAGCATCCTGTGATAGCAAAAGCAATTTTCTTTGTTGGAAAAgtggtgttggtgagggATCAGTATCGCGTCAATGCCCAAGATTTGAGCCAGGTATCTCGGGACGATGGACAAGAAGCGTACACCTCGTAAAGAGAGGATAAACCCCTTTAACGATCATAAAAGTATGCATTGATGGGGTCTTACCTTTGGATAGACTTTTCGTATCCTGACCAGAAGTCAAATCTCTGTGCAGTTCGCGGGGGCCGTCCTCGTTGTGTCGCTGGTGGTTTGAATGATGCACTCACCAATTGGATGGTTATCGCCGCAACGGTCAGCCACCAACCCTAGACCTTCAGCACTCTCAACGTCTCGATCCATCGGCGTCGGCACAACAGCACTGTGAACCTCACCATGAACACAAAAATGCATCGTCAATTTCTAGCATTCATAAGTACAGAAGTTGCACACAAGAAAACGTATGTTTGCAGTAGTGCTCAAGCTGGACATGTTGTCAGTTTGTATGTCTTTCAGCTCTCAAGCCATAACGACATAACATCCACCAGTCAAATCACAGCAAGACTGTCATTCGCCTTCTGATTAGTGGAACAATTTCGTCAGTCAAGCCGTACACAGAACAACACATACAGAGCAGACGTTAAGCAAATGAATAGGCATAGTTTATTTCCCGCATCGTTTTAGCCAGAAAACTCATGACCTCTTGAACCTTTTCACTCTCACCCCAAAGTCTAGAACCTCGGGCTTCCCCTCCCCGACAGTGGGGGCAGCACATGTAACTCTCCGCACATCGGCACGGCTCATTGTTGATCCAGGGCTCGGCTATTCCATTCTCGGTCACGTTCGGGCTTTAGCTTCGGTATTCTCATACCGAGCTGCATAAAACCAGGGGTAAAATCCTCGTGTCGACGTCAGCTCCTCGGTGTTTTCACCCCGACGTGCATTAATGGGCTTGAGGCTCAGGACCTCCCGGAATTCCTCTTTGAGCCATGCGACCCAGCTCGCGACGTCTATTGCACCGTTTTTGCACTCAGTGCATCTCGCTTGCGGGTCAGATGCTTTGCGTAATTCGGGCGTTCTTGGAATCAAGCAGAGACAGATGATGCATTGCATAGCCTAATTCTGGGTCTGAACCCCCAAACTTTGCTTCTCATGTGCTCACAACGCCCTCGTGAAAACTTGTTAAAACCTAAACTATCCATGATATCAGAATCAACATTCGCAGACCCATTTCCAACTCCGCTAATTTATGGAAactctcattctcattctccaCGATCATCGCACTTCGATTTACTTCTTATAAACCCCAAAGCCTTactctctctctttattcCACTGATCTTTATTCCCCAGACCCAGACTCTCCATCTTTTTCTCCAAGCTCCCTCCCCCAAGCTTTTTAACACCTAAAAAAGCTTCCCGCGCAAACAGTCGCTCCCGGCGCAACAACACCCCCAAATACCACACACATACACACAAAATGCAGCAAAGATTACGGTCGCTCAAGCGCCCTCTGCTcctcgcagcagcagctacaACAACAGTCACCCTCGGCGGAGCATACTACGCCTCCCGCAGCAAGACACACATCGTCGACAAGCCCCTCGTCCCCGTCAAGCGCGATGACAAGAACCGCATCGTGCCCCCTACATTCAGCGCCACAAAGACCCGCGCATCACAACTCGCTGAACTTCGTCGCAGCGGCGAAGACACAGAATACGATCTCCTCATCATAGGAGGTGGCGCTACAGGAACCGGTATCGCTGTTGATGCCATCACCCGTGGCCTCAAAGTCGCCCTCGTAGAGCGCGATGACTTCTCTTCTGGCACAAGCTCAAAGAGCACAAAGCTCGTCCACGGTGGTGTGCGATATCTAGAAAAGGCTGTTTGGAACCTCGACTATGGTCAATTGCAGCTTGTCATGGAAGCTCTTCGTGAGCGCAAGACATTCCTCAACATTGCGCCTCACTTGTCCAGCTCATTGCCGATTCTACTACCCCTCCAGAAATGGTGGGAGGCGCCCTACTTCTGGGCTGGTACCAAGGCATACGATCTCCTCGCTGGGTCGCAGGGTCTTGAGAGCTCGTACTACATgagcaagaacaaggctCTCGAGGCATTCCCTCTCCTGCGACGGGAGAACAT
This region includes:
- a CDS encoding related to channel proteins, with the translated sequence MNDSISESSVHKSSIPTKVEMSQNEKYSEAPSEPPTIPPPPEQYAWSRVREYCQDAFSEFFGTFILLLFGDGVVAQVVLSRGTKGDYQSISWGWGLGVMLGVYVGGKSGGHLNPAVTLANCIFRGHPWRKFPVYAVAQVLGAMCAAAVVYGNYKSAFDAYEGGPGIRTVIGENATAGVFCTYPAEFMTRTGMFFSEFIASTILQFVIFAMADSANIGAGPLMPLGLFFLIFGIGACFGWETGYAINLARDFGPRLVSYMIGYGSEVWSAGGYYFWIPMVAPFMGCAFGGLLYDVFIYTGPSPINTPGMGLPRLLSPRRSTWSNTYSASSPV